The following proteins are encoded in a genomic region of Devosia lucknowensis:
- a CDS encoding beta-mannosidase translates to MAVAAHNSALDLGGQFTLTASARDIATTINLPGDVHHALLAADLIPDPYYGENEKVVMWVNETAWTVERLFTASSADIDGYLTLTLAEVDCIATIFLNGEEVARTDNSFLRNDIDVTGKVHVGENTLRIEFGIAPDVAKARAEAHPFPIPFTYNYQTNGLKGIHMNFIRKAACHAGWDWGICLMPIGVYGTMSLRKSRLARQESVQVDQAHGKTSVELTLKTRIFAFAHGEVELEHTIDGQVISDKVAVQKGENVVTHNVTIHNPRIWWPSGQGEQPLYDLVTNLEGEITTRKIGLRKLDWVIEKDEIDHSFKCRINDRDITMMGANWIPADAIPTRVTPDVIRDLLESAKTANMNMLRIWGGGQYEPDWFYDLCDELGILIWHDFMFSCMSYPSDRTFLASVETEITQQLRRLSHHASIALWCGDNEVIGSLGWYPETKADPGRYLANYDRLNSMLHRIVEDEDPARRFWPSSPSLGYLDFSDGWHSDTRGDLHYWDVWHSAKSFDAYRSVNPRFASEFGFQSFTSMNVIETFAEPRDRNPSSPVMENHQRNNGGNARIIETMNRYFRFPRDFDQMVFLSQIQQGLAIKTAIEYWRSTKPRCMGTLYWQINDIWPVASWSSLDYGGQWKLMHYMARRFFLPVNVVAVPDADNTQIALKAINDTGKPVSIALEVKAVKVTGESRTVFAGNSAVGPDAAITVTTASVGDLAADEFLAFAWKDAQGVVLGENDYFPKPYKAYELSDVRISAQWSDRDGKAVLQLEADRPALFTTATVDAPGYFSDNALTLLPGRPVELVFHPRHGASVTSAELSGSLKVRHLAETF, encoded by the coding sequence ATGGCCGTCGCTGCCCACAATTCCGCCCTCGACCTGGGCGGTCAATTCACCCTGACCGCATCCGCGCGCGACATCGCGACGACCATCAATCTGCCGGGCGACGTGCACCATGCGCTGCTGGCGGCTGACCTGATCCCCGATCCCTATTACGGGGAGAACGAAAAGGTGGTGATGTGGGTCAACGAGACGGCGTGGACGGTTGAGCGTCTGTTTACGGCATCGTCTGCCGATATCGATGGCTACCTGACCCTGACGCTGGCCGAAGTCGACTGCATTGCGACGATCTTCCTCAATGGCGAAGAGGTGGCGCGCACCGACAACAGCTTCCTGCGCAACGACATCGACGTGACCGGCAAGGTCCATGTGGGCGAGAATACGCTGCGTATCGAATTCGGCATAGCGCCTGACGTGGCCAAGGCCCGCGCTGAAGCCCACCCCTTTCCGATACCCTTCACCTACAATTACCAGACCAACGGACTGAAGGGCATCCACATGAACTTCATCCGCAAGGCAGCGTGCCATGCGGGGTGGGATTGGGGCATCTGCCTGATGCCGATAGGCGTCTACGGCACGATGAGCCTGCGCAAATCGCGGCTCGCCCGCCAGGAGAGCGTGCAGGTCGATCAGGCGCATGGCAAGACTTCGGTCGAACTGACTCTGAAGACTCGCATTTTTGCGTTTGCTCACGGTGAAGTGGAACTTGAGCACACGATCGACGGACAGGTTATTTCCGACAAGGTCGCCGTCCAGAAGGGCGAGAATGTCGTCACCCACAACGTTACCATCCATAATCCGCGCATCTGGTGGCCGTCAGGGCAGGGCGAACAGCCGCTCTACGACCTCGTCACCAATCTCGAAGGTGAGATCACTACGCGCAAGATCGGCCTGCGCAAGCTCGACTGGGTGATCGAAAAGGACGAGATCGACCACAGCTTCAAGTGCCGCATCAACGACCGCGACATCACCATGATGGGGGCGAACTGGATCCCGGCCGACGCCATCCCGACGCGCGTCACGCCCGATGTGATCCGCGACCTGCTTGAAAGCGCCAAGACCGCCAACATGAACATGCTGCGCATCTGGGGCGGCGGGCAGTACGAACCGGACTGGTTCTACGATCTCTGCGACGAGCTCGGCATCCTCATCTGGCACGACTTCATGTTCTCGTGCATGAGCTACCCCTCGGATCGCACCTTCCTGGCGTCTGTCGAGACGGAAATCACCCAGCAGCTGCGCCGCCTCAGCCACCACGCCTCGATCGCGCTCTGGTGCGGCGACAACGAGGTTATCGGCTCGCTCGGCTGGTATCCCGAGACCAAGGCCGATCCCGGCCGCTATCTCGCCAATTACGACCGCCTCAATTCCATGCTGCACCGCATCGTCGAGGATGAAGATCCGGCGCGTCGCTTCTGGCCATCCTCGCCGTCGCTCGGCTACCTCGATTTCTCCGACGGCTGGCATTCCGACACGCGCGGCGACCTGCACTACTGGGATGTCTGGCACTCGGCCAAGAGCTTCGACGCCTATCGCAGCGTCAACCCGCGTTTCGCCAGCGAATTCGGCTTCCAGTCCTTTACCTCGATGAACGTCATCGAGACTTTTGCCGAGCCCAGGGATCGCAATCCGTCCTCGCCGGTCATGGAGAACCACCAGCGCAACAATGGCGGCAATGCGCGCATCATCGAAACGATGAACCGCTATTTCCGCTTCCCGCGCGATTTCGACCAGATGGTTTTCCTGAGCCAGATCCAGCAGGGCCTCGCCATCAAGACCGCAATCGAATACTGGCGCTCCACCAAGCCGCGCTGCATGGGCACGCTCTACTGGCAGATCAACGACATCTGGCCTGTGGCCAGCTGGTCCAGCCTCGACTATGGCGGGCAGTGGAAGCTCATGCACTACATGGCGCGCCGCTTCTTCCTGCCGGTCAATGTCGTCGCCGTGCCCGATGCCGACAATACCCAAATCGCGCTCAAGGCGATCAATGACACGGGCAAGCCGGTCTCTATCGCGCTCGAGGTGAAGGCGGTGAAGGTTACCGGCGAAAGCCGGACCGTGTTCGCGGGCAACAGCGCCGTCGGTCCGGACGCGGCAATCACGGTAACGACCGCTTCGGTGGGCGATCTTGCCGCCGACGAGTTCCTCGCCTTCGCCTGGAAGGACGCGCAGGGCGTGGTGCTGGGCGAGAACGACTATTTCCCCAAGCCGTACAAGGCCTACGAACTGTCAGACGTCCGGATTTCGGCGCAGTGGTCGGACCGGGACGGCAAGGCGGTTCTGCAGCTCGAGGCCGACAGGCCAGCCCTGTTCACGACCGCAACCGTCGACGCGCCCGGCTACTTCTCCGACAATGCGCTGACCCTGCTGCCCGGCCGCCCGGTGGAACTGGTCTTCCACCCAAGGCATGGCGCGAGCGTCACTTCGGCAGAGTTGTCGGGATCGCTGAAGGTGAGGCATCTGGCGGAAACCTTCTGA
- a CDS encoding GIY-YIG nuclease family protein, translated as MAWVYIMANRRFGTLYVGATSNLLRRVWQHKNDVLPGFTRKNQCHLLVWFEEPRTRTGRYSASTPSSIGSGTGKSR; from the coding sequence ATGGCTTGGGTCTACATCATGGCGAACAGACGCTTCGGGACGCTTTATGTCGGCGCGACCAGCAATCTCTTGCGGCGCGTATGGCAACACAAGAACGACGTGCTGCCAGGCTTCACGCGCAAAAACCAGTGCCACCTGCTGGTCTGGTTCGAAGAGCCCAGAACACGTACCGGGCGCTACAGCGCGAGCACACCATCAAGCATTGGATCCGGGACTGGAAAATCGCGCTGA
- a CDS encoding DMT family transporter, with protein MTTVSPIESRANLGIALLLAAQLVLLVLDVSAKWLSVEGLPTGEIVFVRYSMHFLLLVLLFLPVSGRRLFVSNNLTLELLRGTCLLATTGLNFLAMKFLPLTVTSAIQFTSPLIICALSGPLLGETVGWRRWLAIAVGFCGILVIVRPGTEAFQPAALISLGCAFFLALFSILTRKLAGVDTAQTQQFYAGATPIVLLLPIAFTDWTWPSMPISWVAFFVMGAAGLAGHYLNSVAHRFASPATLAPFSYLSLIYLSIASWLIFNQPPDEWFILGVCIIVASGLYIWLRERALAKAETAVEVVER; from the coding sequence ATGACCACCGTCTCCCCGATCGAAAGCCGGGCCAATCTCGGCATCGCGCTGCTGCTCGCCGCCCAGCTTGTGTTGCTCGTGCTTGACGTCTCGGCCAAATGGCTGTCCGTCGAGGGATTGCCGACCGGCGAAATCGTATTCGTGCGTTACAGCATGCATTTCCTGCTGCTGGTCCTGCTGTTCCTTCCGGTCAGCGGCAGACGTCTCTTCGTCAGCAACAATCTGACGCTGGAACTGTTGCGCGGAACATGCCTGCTGGCGACGACCGGTCTCAACTTCCTGGCGATGAAATTCCTGCCGCTCACGGTCACCAGCGCCATCCAGTTTACCTCGCCCCTGATCATCTGCGCGCTTTCAGGACCACTGCTGGGCGAAACGGTCGGTTGGAGGCGATGGCTGGCCATTGCTGTCGGCTTTTGCGGCATTCTGGTTATCGTGCGGCCCGGAACGGAAGCCTTCCAGCCCGCGGCCCTGATCAGCCTCGGCTGCGCATTCTTCCTGGCGCTCTTTTCCATTCTGACGCGCAAGCTCGCCGGCGTGGACACGGCACAGACGCAGCAGTTCTATGCCGGCGCGACGCCCATCGTGCTGCTGCTTCCCATTGCCTTCACCGACTGGACCTGGCCAAGCATGCCCATTTCCTGGGTAGCGTTTTTCGTCATGGGTGCTGCCGGTCTTGCGGGGCACTATCTCAACTCGGTGGCGCATCGCTTTGCGAGCCCGGCAACGCTCGCGCCCTTCAGCTACCTGAGCCTGATCTACCTCTCCATCGCCAGCTGGCTGATTTTCAACCAGCCTCCCGACGAGTGGTTCATCCTCGGCGTCTGCATCATCGTCGCCAGCGGGCTCTATATCTGGCTGCGTGAACGCGCGCTGGCCAAGGCGGAAACGGCAGTCGAGGTGGTCGAGCGCTGA
- a CDS encoding NAD(P)/FAD-dependent oxidoreductase, with product MASRKHRVVIVGGGFGGLAAAKALDGADAEVVLIDRRNHHLFQPLLYQVATAALSPSEVAWPIRHLLRRQKNVRVLMATVVGIDTAGRAVLLEDGTSERYDSLVLATGAQHAYFGHDAWEAFAPGLKTVEDATAIRRKLLLALEAAERETDAERRKALLTFAIIGAGPTGVEMAGAIIELAHASIRGQFNTLSTGDLRVVLIEGGERVLANFVPELSAYTLDALRRKGVEVELGQSVTDIDGEGVSFGESRIETKTIIWAAGVAASPVAKWLGVDGDRAGRVKVEPDLSVPSLPGVYVIGDVASISRYDGKPVPGVAPAAKQAGRHVAKVIRARIDGRSEVLPFHYKHDGDLATIGKSSAVIDFGWIKLKGWFAWWIWGLAHIYFLVETRTRIFITLSWLWIYLTGQRGSRLITHGDAHKTRPLDEVNEE from the coding sequence ATGGCATCGCGCAAACATCGGGTCGTCATCGTCGGCGGGGGCTTTGGCGGCCTTGCCGCGGCAAAGGCCCTCGATGGAGCCGATGCAGAGGTCGTCCTCATCGACCGGCGCAACCATCACCTGTTCCAGCCCCTGCTCTATCAGGTGGCCACGGCGGCCCTCAGCCCGTCCGAGGTGGCGTGGCCGATACGGCATCTGCTGCGGCGCCAGAAGAATGTCCGCGTCCTGATGGCCACCGTTGTCGGCATCGACACCGCTGGTCGCGCGGTCCTGCTCGAAGACGGCACAAGCGAGCGCTATGACAGCCTCGTCCTCGCCACGGGGGCGCAGCACGCATATTTCGGTCACGACGCATGGGAGGCTTTCGCGCCCGGGCTCAAGACCGTGGAAGACGCCACCGCCATCCGCCGCAAGCTGTTGCTGGCACTCGAAGCCGCGGAACGCGAAACCGATGCGGAGAGGCGCAAGGCCCTCCTCACCTTTGCCATCATCGGCGCCGGCCCGACCGGGGTGGAGATGGCCGGCGCCATCATCGAGCTGGCCCATGCCAGTATTCGCGGGCAGTTCAACACGCTTTCGACGGGCGATCTGCGGGTCGTGCTCATCGAGGGTGGCGAGAGGGTCCTGGCCAATTTCGTGCCGGAACTGTCAGCCTACACGCTCGACGCGCTGCGCCGGAAGGGCGTCGAGGTCGAGTTGGGGCAGTCCGTCACCGATATCGACGGCGAAGGAGTTAGCTTCGGCGAGAGCCGCATCGAAACCAAAACCATCATCTGGGCGGCGGGTGTCGCGGCCTCGCCTGTCGCCAAATGGCTGGGCGTCGACGGCGATCGTGCCGGACGGGTCAAGGTCGAGCCCGATCTTTCCGTGCCCTCCCTGCCCGGCGTTTACGTCATCGGCGACGTCGCCAGCATTTCGAGGTATGACGGCAAGCCGGTGCCCGGCGTCGCCCCCGCCGCCAAGCAGGCCGGCCGCCACGTCGCCAAGGTCATTCGCGCCCGCATCGACGGCCGCAGCGAGGTCCTGCCCTTCCATTACAAGCATGACGGTGATCTCGCCACGATCGGCAAGAGCTCGGCGGTCATCGACTTCGGCTGGATCAAGCTCAAGGGCTGGTTCGCCTGGTGGATCTGGGGGCTCGCCCACATCTACTTTTTGGTGGAAACGCGCACCCGCATCTTCATCACCCTGAGCTGGCTCTGGATCTACCTTACGGGCCAGCGCGGCTCGCGCCTCATCACCCACGGCGACGCGCACAAGACGCGGCCCCTCGATGAAGTGAACGAGGAATAG
- a CDS encoding FGGY-family carbohydrate kinase, with amino-acid sequence MSQATPRHVAVIDIGKTNAKVVLIDTRTQAQLAAESMPNTVVHDGPYPHADVERLWTFIKAVLTHLQAAHGVDGISITTHGATGALLSEKGLVLPVLDYESDAPEASAEAYERVRPGFAETLSPRLPAGLNWGAQIFWQARAFPEDFAQVTAIVPYPQYWAWRLTGMLASEVTSLGCHTDLWAPDTGDFSSLVASQHWQQLFPPVRPAASVIGTLLPDIAAETGLPSSTPVTTGIHDSNASLLPHLGNAATPFTVVSAGTWTILMTVGGSTAALDPDRDSLANVDAHGRPVPTARFMGGREFDALVPEIAEPTPDDIAHVIANDVQVLPSFAPGVGPFGRQTGRWTVDPDTLTPGQRTAAASVYLALVASTCLDLCGLGRAITLEGPLGRNGLFARCLATLTGVPVHASGDATGTSLGASLLFGGMETRQTSGSHAFPPLQVDGLDAYIAQWRRRTAG; translated from the coding sequence ATGAGCCAAGCAACTCCCCGCCACGTCGCCGTCATCGATATCGGCAAGACCAATGCCAAGGTGGTGCTGATCGACACCCGCACCCAGGCGCAGCTGGCGGCCGAGTCGATGCCGAACACCGTCGTGCATGACGGGCCCTACCCGCATGCCGATGTCGAGCGCCTGTGGACGTTCATCAAGGCGGTGCTGACCCACCTGCAGGCGGCACATGGCGTCGACGGGATTTCCATCACCACCCACGGGGCGACCGGCGCATTGCTGTCGGAAAAGGGGCTCGTCCTGCCGGTGCTCGACTACGAAAGCGATGCGCCCGAGGCTTCGGCCGAGGCCTATGAGCGCGTCCGCCCGGGCTTTGCCGAAACGCTGTCGCCGCGGCTGCCGGCCGGGCTCAACTGGGGCGCCCAGATCTTCTGGCAGGCGCGCGCCTTTCCTGAGGATTTCGCGCAGGTCACCGCCATCGTGCCCTATCCGCAATACTGGGCCTGGCGACTGACCGGCATGCTGGCCAGCGAAGTGACGTCGCTGGGTTGCCACACCGATCTCTGGGCCCCGGACACGGGGGATTTCTCCAGCCTCGTTGCGAGCCAGCATTGGCAGCAGCTGTTTCCGCCGGTGCGGCCGGCGGCGTCGGTCATCGGCACGCTCCTGCCCGATATCGCGGCGGAAACCGGGCTGCCGTCCTCGACCCCCGTGACCACCGGCATCCACGATTCCAACGCCTCGCTGCTGCCGCATCTGGGCAATGCGGCGACGCCCTTCACCGTGGTCTCGGCCGGCACCTGGACCATTCTCATGACCGTGGGCGGCAGCACGGCGGCGCTCGATCCGGATCGCGACAGCCTCGCCAATGTGGACGCCCACGGGCGGCCCGTGCCCACCGCGCGCTTCATGGGCGGACGCGAATTCGATGCGCTGGTTCCGGAGATCGCCGAACCCACGCCTGATGACATCGCCCATGTCATTGCCAATGACGTCCAGGTTCTTCCCAGTTTCGCGCCCGGCGTCGGTCCCTTCGGCCGGCAAACCGGGCGATGGACCGTCGATCCCGACACCCTCACGCCGGGCCAGCGGACTGCGGCCGCCTCGGTCTATCTCGCGCTTGTGGCCAGCACCTGCCTCGATCTCTGCGGCCTGGGGCGGGCCATCACGCTCGAGGGCCCGCTCGGGCGCAACGGGCTCTTTGCGCGCTGCCTTGCCACCCTCACCGGCGTTCCCGTGCATGCGTCCGGCGACGCGACGGGAACGAGCCTGGGGGCCAGCCTGTTGTTCGGAGGCATGGAGACAAGGCAAACGTCTGGCAGCCATGCATTTCCGCCTCTCCAGGTGGACGGATTGGACGCCTATATTGCTCAATGGCGCCGTCGCACGGCAGGCTGA
- a CDS encoding universal stress protein, translated as MYSKIVCAIDGSELSTKALGHALALAATTGSKVTAVTVTETSVMISPGTEMAMIDTSSMIAELDAAKATSAKSILAEADTAARASGASIATLHVANSPAAEGILKAAGEIGADLVVMGSHGRRGLGRLLLGSQASEVLAHATMPVLVIK; from the coding sequence ATGTATTCCAAAATCGTCTGCGCCATCGACGGATCCGAACTCAGCACCAAGGCCCTCGGCCATGCACTGGCCTTGGCCGCAACCACCGGCAGCAAGGTCACGGCCGTGACTGTCACCGAGACGTCGGTGATGATTTCACCTGGCACCGAAATGGCGATGATCGACACCAGTTCGATGATCGCCGAACTCGACGCGGCGAAGGCCACCTCGGCCAAATCCATCCTCGCCGAGGCCGATACCGCAGCACGGGCGTCCGGCGCATCGATCGCGACGCTCCATGTCGCCAACAGTCCGGCGGCCGAGGGCATTCTCAAGGCAGCGGGCGAGATCGGAGCCGATCTCGTGGTCATGGGATCGCACGGGCGCCGCGGCCTCGGCCGACTGCTGCTCGGCAGCCAGGCGTCCGAAGTTCTGGCGCATGCCACCATGCCGGTGCTGGTGATCAAATAG
- the dusA gene encoding tRNA dihydrouridine(20/20a) synthase DusA, whose product MQAQPDIAVPLDRARRFSVAPMIDWTDRHCRTLHRLLTRHALLFTEMITTGAVIHGGAERHLAFGAHEGLVALQLGGSDPRELAEAIRIAAPYGYAEINLNVGCPSDRVQSGKFGACLMAEPELVAACVRAMRDATDLPVTVKCRIGIDDQDTEESLDRFADAMVAAGVAALYVHARKAWLQGLSPKENRTIPPLDYPRVHRLARRLAPLPMVINGGIEALEQAEAHLEHMTGVMLGRAAYHTPMMLADVDARLFGDTHAVPDLAAVMAAMADYAETELAKGNKLNNIARHMLGLANGRPGARQFRQILSVDACRPKTGPEVFERALAAVEDRGLAEAS is encoded by the coding sequence ATGCAGGCCCAACCCGACATTGCCGTCCCCCTCGACCGCGCCCGCCGCTTCAGTGTGGCACCGATGATCGACTGGACGGACAGGCACTGTCGTACGCTGCATCGGCTGTTGACGCGGCATGCCCTGCTGTTCACCGAGATGATCACGACCGGGGCGGTGATCCATGGCGGGGCGGAGCGGCATCTGGCGTTTGGCGCGCATGAGGGGCTGGTCGCCCTGCAGCTCGGCGGATCCGATCCGCGCGAACTGGCCGAGGCGATCCGCATCGCCGCGCCATATGGGTATGCCGAAATCAACCTCAATGTCGGGTGTCCGTCGGACCGGGTGCAGTCGGGCAAGTTCGGCGCCTGCCTCATGGCTGAGCCCGAACTCGTCGCCGCCTGCGTGCGCGCCATGCGCGATGCGACGGACCTGCCGGTGACCGTGAAATGTCGCATCGGCATCGACGACCAGGACACCGAGGAAAGCCTCGATCGCTTTGCCGACGCCATGGTCGCGGCCGGGGTCGCCGCGCTTTACGTGCATGCGCGCAAGGCCTGGCTGCAGGGCCTGAGCCCCAAGGAAAACCGCACCATCCCGCCGCTGGACTATCCGCGCGTGCATCGATTGGCCCGGCGCCTGGCGCCATTGCCCATGGTCATCAACGGTGGCATCGAGGCGCTCGAGCAGGCAGAGGCCCATCTCGAGCACATGACCGGCGTCATGCTCGGCCGCGCGGCCTACCACACTCCCATGATGCTGGCCGACGTCGATGCGCGCCTCTTCGGCGATACGCACGCAGTGCCCGATCTGGCTGCCGTCATGGCGGCCATGGCCGACTATGCCGAAACCGAGCTGGCCAAGGGCAACAAGCTCAACAATATCGCGCGCCACATGCTCGGCCTTGCCAATGGCCGACCCGGCGCGCGCCAGTTCCGCCAGATCCTCAGCGTCGACGCCTGCCGTCCCAAGACCGGCCCCGAAGTGTTCGAGCGCGCGCTGGCAGCGGTGGAAGACCGCGGCCTGGCCGAGGCCAGCTGA
- a CDS encoding alpha/beta hydrolase family protein has protein sequence MNKSTRLFHLGWVIILVGVLLAHFIQTSGGISIRDIRFNGTNGQVLSGLLYVPPGVSADNKAPGILAVHGYINSRETQSGFAIEYARRGYVVLALDQSGHGYSDAPAFANGFGGPAGLSYLRSLDIVDVDNIGLEGHSMGGWTVLAAAATMPDAYKAVVLEGSSTGAPFAQEGSTEWPRNLAVVFSKYDEFSQLMWGVDRAQDVAQSTKLQAVFGTNEAVVPGQVYGDIAAGTARLLQTPNTTHPGDHISPEAIGYSIDWLAQTLEGAQAIPAGDQIWLWKEIGTLIALAGFVVLLAGTFEMLLGTQAFANLRKQPVTGAHAARNGKWWLVFALSAFVPVLTYFLFLGWGAQLLPGSALLPQTITSQIAFWAVLNGMIVFGLGFVLKGEKLDARGNVLGSVLIALATVGIGYLFVLAADFLFKVDFRFWVVALKPMSLVQAKIALVYLVPFTLFFVLALRGLHKGLSVTGDSRAKQYLSNIGALALGFLVFLAIQYGNLLFAGHLFMFSDPLMTVVAIQFLPLMAIIAFLSTFTYRRTGSYLPGAFINALFVTWYIVAGQATQFPVS, from the coding sequence ATGAACAAGTCCACACGCCTGTTCCATCTGGGATGGGTGATCATTCTCGTCGGCGTCCTGCTGGCGCATTTCATCCAGACTTCGGGCGGCATTTCCATCCGCGATATCCGCTTCAACGGCACCAATGGGCAGGTGCTGAGCGGCTTGCTTTACGTTCCGCCTGGCGTATCGGCCGACAACAAGGCACCGGGCATCCTTGCCGTGCACGGCTACATCAACAGCCGCGAAACCCAGTCGGGCTTCGCCATCGAATATGCCCGCCGCGGCTATGTCGTCCTGGCACTCGACCAGTCCGGCCACGGCTATTCCGACGCACCCGCCTTTGCCAACGGCTTCGGTGGTCCCGCAGGGCTGAGCTACCTGCGTTCGCTCGACATCGTCGATGTCGACAATATCGGTCTCGAAGGTCATTCCATGGGCGGCTGGACCGTGCTGGCGGCCGCCGCCACCATGCCCGATGCCTATAAGGCAGTGGTTCTCGAGGGCTCGAGCACGGGTGCCCCTTTCGCGCAGGAAGGCTCGACCGAGTGGCCGCGCAATCTTGCAGTCGTCTTCTCCAAATATGACGAGTTCTCGCAGCTGATGTGGGGCGTCGACCGCGCACAGGACGTGGCGCAGAGCACCAAGCTGCAGGCCGTGTTCGGCACGAACGAAGCCGTGGTCCCCGGCCAGGTCTATGGCGATATCGCCGCCGGAACTGCCCGCCTGCTGCAGACGCCCAATACCACCCATCCCGGCGACCATATCTCGCCCGAAGCCATCGGCTATTCGATCGACTGGTTGGCCCAGACCCTCGAAGGCGCTCAGGCCATTCCGGCGGGCGATCAGATCTGGCTCTGGAAGGAAATCGGCACGCTGATCGCGCTTGCCGGCTTCGTGGTGCTGCTGGCCGGCACGTTCGAAATGCTGCTCGGAACCCAGGCCTTCGCCAACCTGCGCAAGCAGCCGGTCACCGGCGCTCATGCCGCGCGCAACGGCAAGTGGTGGCTGGTCTTCGCCCTCAGCGCCTTCGTGCCTGTGCTGACCTACTTCCTGTTCCTCGGCTGGGGCGCGCAGCTGCTGCCCGGCTCGGCCTTGCTGCCGCAGACCATCACCAGCCAGATCGCCTTCTGGGCGGTACTCAACGGCATGATCGTCTTCGGCCTCGGCTTCGTTCTCAAGGGTGAAAAGCTGGATGCCCGCGGCAATGTGCTGGGTTCCGTGCTCATCGCCCTGGCGACGGTCGGCATCGGCTATCTCTTCGTGCTGGCCGCGGACTTCCTGTTCAAGGTCGACTTCCGCTTCTGGGTCGTGGCGCTCAAGCCCATGAGCCTTGTCCAGGCCAAGATCGCGCTCGTCTATCTTGTGCCCTTCACCCTGTTCTTCGTGCTGGCCCTGCGTGGCCTGCACAAGGGTCTGTCGGTCACCGGTGACAGCCGCGCCAAGCAGTACCTGTCCAATATCGGCGCACTGGCCCTGGGCTTCCTGGTGTTCCTCGCCATCCAGTACGGAAACCTGCTGTTTGCCGGCCACCTGTTCATGTTCAGCGATCCGCTGATGACGGTGGTGGCAATCCAGTTCCTGCCGCTGATGGCGATCATCGCCTTCCTGTCGACGTTCACCTATCGCCGGACCGGCAGCTACCTGCCGGGCGCCTTTATCAATGCGCTGTTCGTGACCTGGTATATCGTGGCCGGTCAGGCAACCCAGTTCCCCGTGAGCTGA
- a CDS encoding retropepsin-like aspartic protease family protein: MMFIGIALLIAAGLVLLISADTGSLVGLTQMQTAQLIPMVLLLIIFAGGLFTRRHKASELVGGVVLWGGLFAVAMVTYAYRDELMGVVGRVAGEFQPGVALVDAEAGTATFRRGMNGHFEVNATINGHTTPMIFDTGASAVVLTIADAKEAGVDVNDLRYSVRVSTANGEGRAARTRLDSIEVGGIVRRNITAFVTEEGALETSLLGMTFLETLNRYSVTQNSLELVD, from the coding sequence ATGATGTTTATCGGAATTGCACTGCTCATTGCTGCAGGTCTCGTGCTGCTGATCAGCGCCGATACCGGCAGTCTCGTCGGCCTGACACAGATGCAGACCGCGCAGCTCATTCCGATGGTGCTGCTGCTCATCATCTTTGCCGGCGGCTTGTTCACCAGGCGGCACAAGGCATCCGAGCTTGTCGGCGGCGTGGTGCTCTGGGGCGGCCTCTTCGCCGTGGCGATGGTCACCTATGCCTATCGGGATGAGCTGATGGGTGTGGTCGGCCGCGTGGCAGGCGAATTTCAGCCGGGCGTTGCCCTGGTCGATGCCGAGGCCGGCACCGCCACGTTCCGGCGTGGCATGAACGGACATTTCGAGGTCAACGCCACCATCAATGGCCACACCACGCCGATGATCTTCGACACCGGCGCCAGCGCCGTGGTCCTGACCATCGCGGATGCGAAGGAAGCGGGGGTCGATGTCAACGACCTGCGCTATAGCGTGCGCGTTTCCACGGCCAACGGCGAAGGGCGCGCTGCCCGCACCCGTCTCGACAGCATCGAAGTCGGCGGCATCGTCAGGCGCAACATTACCGCCTTCGTCACCGAGGAGGGGGCGCTCGAGACCAGCCTTCTGGGCATGACCTTCCTCGAAACCCTCAACCGCTACAGCGTCACCCAGAATTCGCTCGAACTGGTGGACTGA